Proteins from one Solenopsis invicta isolate M01_SB chromosome 11, UNIL_Sinv_3.0, whole genome shotgun sequence genomic window:
- the LOC105194703 gene encoding dedicator of cytokinesis protein 1 isoform X2, which yields MDKMTMTWKRIEEHSGVAIHNFAHPIPHAICLTVGEVVQITAECADWYYGRSKFKGTCGIFPKSYIHILQKSTNTDNLVQEITNVLREWGHHWKHLYVTHSEHFRTMQQQILDAVGYRSKILSGTLTVDELKDMKRLATAKIDTGNQLLGLDMVVRDEHGNILNPMETSTIQLYYHHETAAERIRKACNDTKKKPYKPQVPVYSHIFFVSVRNFVCKMAEDVELLLTLYDGREMKAITENYVVSWSKEGLARDIDQLHNLRVLFTDLGSRDLTRDKVYLACYVIRIGGMEAKEPDHRRSSVTQANQTKTKSAESMRRPFGVAAMDISLFITGKLEGDVEQHHFIPFVHCEKDSLDGTLRRIIAQKEASTQKHVNGNIANVTGGQGLWTSLKLLRGDPKQVRDENPHLVLGNVAIARKMGFPEVILPGDVRNDLYLTLISGEFSKGSKSTDKNVEVTVKVCNEHGIAIPGVMTLGGGASPIDEYRSVIYYHEDKPRWCETFKIAIPIEEFKQAHLKFTFKHRSSNEAKDKSEKPFALSYVRLMQRNGTTLQDIQHELLVYKLEQKKYEESDISYFKLPSTRGELAQLNMEKKPSLGSLTLSSKDSFLIATNICSTKLTQNVDLLGLLNWASHNTDLKESLAALMKVDGEEIVKFLQDVLDALFNILMSNSDSDVYDDMVFECLLYIIGLVSDRKYQHFQPVLDLYISESFSATLAYKKLISVLCKRIDSVSNGDGQERDLLLKTMKSLQYCMRFIVESRLLFTELNQDEEEFSQTLTDLLRSIVNLMSHETDGTLLVQGACLKYLPTTIPHLLRVYSGKQLSTILTDLLVTLPTGRLTKQKMMTVNDIVHSPLFLNVDCRAILLPRITILVRDLLEAKEEGLSSTPGKSVAKVARLLGENRHRLNQHRGYSEEVELCVKILSDILELTFRKDIGSTVSDVKEIMLTALRTIIQTVISMDRENPLVGNLVSVMLAIFRQMTQLHYEVYINHFGTRIDLLDFLMEILLVFKDLVSRSVFAGDWCEMIMLQNNIILNSLRYFSATIRDYFFTEFEHQAWSNFFHCAIAFLTQPALQLETFTSAKRNRIIKRYKDMRRATVFEIRSMWFNLGQHKILFVPGLVGAILEMALIPDTELRKATIPIFFDMMQCEYYSSRIVEGYGDTKRDPAHIKANFTEYENEMIAKLDILVEGGRGDEQFRTLWIDVMGSLCEKHSTMREQGLRFVDTIARLMERLLQYRDIIHAESQEHRMLCTVNLLEFYSEINRKEMYIRYVNKLCELHLECDNYTEAAYSLKLHSHLLAWSDQPLSPLLISHRYPLCQTHRELKEALYNDIIDYFDKGRMWECALAVCKELVSQYEEETFDYLQLSVLLRRMAKFYDCIVKQLRPEPEYFRVAYYGRGHPAFLQNKVFVYRGKEYERLSDFCTRTLNQLPNAEQMNKLSPPTTEMLESYHQYVQINKVEPLMDEKRHRLSGKPVTAEAVLRYHRVNDVQRFRFSRPAPRKEIIAANSDKEKEANTGTNNSNEFASLWLERTVLVTSYPLPGILRWFPVTSSETYLVSPLRNAIETMEATNTALRDLIIANKSDPSLPLNPLSMKLNGILDPAVMGGIDNYEKAFLNVEYKDSHPEDSSDLLKLEGLIAEQIPLLSVGLQLHKARAPTELAPFHQRLEQCFMSMRNQVEAKYGKRTCDLQIESLTQTVTMRRPPTSRGDNHCLSESNMNNSDCKTRYRVSSLTRSQVATFKSLASFNFNNNIPPSNAQSINLSRSNSMRSHILSTASLQKALGSPSSGTYKKKDSKRRSSRKSDSATVMKTDQPTSQWYTTTEISHGSIQQTASSVTSLISNLHSSHVFELRQENELLCTQLTPKRPLRSEAEKERRMSNRWSGHSHYLRNVNNGLESSGLGKGNRDSVGTTDSTASEDDPPPPLPIKMREADYCNLPDELSTNRCSTTLNNLNKSSGQCKNKLPTPTDDDLDDHSKPPTPPPKPKRQAHNLSKNTLASNDVENSLVEDSSTA from the exons ATGGATAAAATGACAATGACATGGAAACGGATTGAGGAACATTCAGGAGTAG CCATCCATAATTTTGCACATCCAATCCCGCACGCAATATGCTTAACAGTCGGAGAGGTTGTACAAATAACTGCGGAATGTGCAGATTGGTATTATGGCCGCAGCAAGTTTAAGGGTACATGTGGAATTTTCCCAAAGTCCTATATACATATCCTACAGAAATCAACGAATACGGATAACTTAGTGCAGGAAATTACTAACGTCTTACGAGAATGGGGCCATCATTGGAAACATTTATATGTG ACTCATTCCGAGCATTTCCGGACGATGCAACAACAAATTCTGGATGCAGTTGGATACAGAAGCAAAATTTTGAGTGGTACCTTAACAGTAGACGAGTTGAAGGATATGAAAAGATTGGCAACGGCGAAAATAGACACTGGGAATCAATTGCTGGGCTTGGACATGGTGGTTCGAGACGAACATGGAAATATTCTGAATCCCATGGAGACGAGCACTATTCAGTTATACTACCATCACGAGACTGCTGCAGAAAGGATAAGAAAAGCGTGCAATGATACCAAGAAGAAGCCCTATAAGCCACAAGTACCTGTGTATTCACATATCTTCTTTGTCAGTGTGAGAAACTTCGTATGTAAGATGGCGGAGGATGTAGAACTGCTATTGACTTTGTACGACGGCAGAGAGATGAAAGCCATCACGGAGAATTACGTGGTATCGTGGAGCAAAGAAGGACTTGCAAGGGACATCGATCAGTTGCATAATCTTAGAGTATTGTTCACGGATCTTGGTTCTAGAGATTTGACAAGAGACAAAGTCTATTTAGCTTGTTACGTAATTAGAATAGGCGGTATGGAAGCCAAAGAACCAGACCACCGTCGCTCGAGTGTCACACAAGCCAATCAAACCAAAACTAAGAGCGCGGAGAGTATGAGGAGACCATTCGGTGTGGCCGCGATGGATATTAGCTTATTCATTACCGGCAAGCTTGAGGGTGATGTTGAGCAACATCACTTTATACCTTTTGTACA TTGTGAGAAAGATAGCCTTGACGGCACGTTACGTAGAATTATTGCGCAGAAAGAGGCAAGTACCCAGAAACACGTCAACGGTAATATTGCCAATGTCACAGGTGGACAAGGATTGTGGACTAGTTTAAAATTGTTAAGGGGCGATCCGAAACAG GTGCGTGATGAAAATCCACATTTGGTACTCGGTAATGTTGCCATCGCGCGTAAAATGGGATTCCCAGAAGTTATCTTACCGGGTGACGTACGCAACGATCTGTACCTTACTTTAATTAGTGGTGAATTTAGCAAAGGCTCCAAATCTACGGACAAAAATGTGGAAGTAACG GTTAAAGTATGTAATGAACATGGTATAGCAATCCCCGGAGTTATGACATTAGGTGGCGGTGCGTCACCAATTGACGAGTACCGTAGCGTTATTTATTATCACGAGGACAAACCTAGATGGTGCGAAACGTTTAAGATTGCCATACCTATAGAAGAATTTAAGCAGGCCCACTTAAAGTTTACGTTTAAGCATCGTAGTTCTAATGAAGCAAAAGATAAGTCTGAAAAGCCATTTGCTTTAAGTTATGTTCGATTAATGCAGCGCAATGGAACGACTTTACAAGACATACAGCACGAATTGTTGGTTTACAAATTAGAACAGAAGAAGTACGAAGAGAGTGATATATCCTACTTCAAGTTGCCATCTACACGTGGAGAATTg GCTCAATTGAATATGGAGAAGAAGCCAAGTTTAGGATCGCTAACATTAAGCAGCAAAGATAGTTTCTTGATAGCGACCAATATTTGCTCAACTAAATTAACCCAGAATGTAGACTTACTAGGTTTACTTAATTGGGCGTCACACAATACAGACTTAAAAGAATCTTTAGCTGCTTTAATGAAGGTCGATGGAGAGGAAATAGTGAAGTTTTTACAG GATGTTTTGGAtgctttatttaatatcttaatgaGTAATTCAGACAGCGACGTATACGATGATATGGTCTTTGAGTgccttttatatattattggaCTTGTATCCGATAGAAAGTATCAGCATTTCCAACCAGtattagatttatatatttctgaaaGTTTTTCTGCAACTCTCgcatataagaaattaatttcggTATTGTGCAAGCGTATAGACAGCGTCAGCAACGGCGACGGTCAGGAACGAGATTTATTGCTTAAGACAATGAAAAGTCTGCAATACTGCATGAGATTTATTGTCGAATCTCGTCTTTTATTTACTGA gttAAATCAGGATGAAGAAGAATTCTCACAAACCTTGACTGATCTATTACGATCTATCGTTAATCTCATGAGTCATGAAACAGATGGTACTCTGTTGGTTCAAGGAGCCTGTCTCAAGTATCTACCAACAACGATACCTCATTTATTAAGAGTTTATAGTGGCAAGCAATTGAGTACAATTTTAACGGATTTACTTGTGACTCTACCAACAGGTAGATTAACCAAACAAAAAATGATGACAGTAAACGACATCGTCCACAGTCcgctttttttaaatgtggACTGTAGAGCGATTTTATTACCAAGAATCACTATACTTGTGAGGGACTTGTTGGAAGCCAAAGAGGAG GGGCTATCCAGTACGCCTGGAAAGAGCGTGGCGAAGGTAGCCAGGTTGCTCGGCGAAAATCGGCATCGACTCAACCAACACCGCGGCTACTCCGAAGAG gTGGAATTATGCGTCAAGATATTATCTGACATCCTGGAACTGACTTTTAGAAAAGATATAGGTAGCACAGTTTCAGATGTTAAAGAGATAATGTTGACGGCCTTGCGTACTATTATACAGACAGTTATTTCAATGGATAGAGAAAATCCCTTAGTTGGAAACTTAGTTTCAGTAATGTTGGCGATATTCAG acaAATGACACAGCTCCATTATGAAGTGTATATTAATCATTTTGGAACAAGAATTGATTTACTTGATTTTCTTATGGAGATATTATTAGTCTTTAAAGATCTGGTTTCTAGAAGCGTATTTGCGGGGGATTGGTGTGAAATGATCATGcttcaaaataacattattttgaattctttGCGTTATTTCTCAGCCACGATTAGAGATTATTTTTTCACCGAATTTGAGCATCAAGCGTGGTCAAATTTCTTTCATTGCGCTATTGCGTTCTTAACTCAACCTGCCCTACAATTGGAAACATTTACATCAGCAAAACGAAATCGTATTATTAAACGTTATAAAGATATGCGCAG AGCAACCGTGTTCGAAATTAGATCTATGTGGTTTAACTTAGGCCAACACAAAATACTGTTTGTACCCGGTTTAGTTGGTGCCATCCTTGAAATGGCATTGATACCTGATACTGAATTAAGAAAGGCTACTATACCTATCTTTTTCGACATGATGCAATGCGAGTACTATAGTTCACGTATAGTGGAGGGATATGGGGACACTAAACGCGATCCTGCTCATATCAAAGCTAATTTTACAGAATATGAAAATGAAATGATTGCAAAATTGGATATTTtg GTCGAAGGAGGCAGAGGTGATGAACAATTTCGTACACTTTGGATTGACGTTATGGGTTCTTTATGCGAGAAACATTCTACAATGCGAGAGCAAGGCTTACGTTTTGTAGACACTATAGCTCGACTTATGGAACGCTTATTACAATATCGCGATATTATTCACGCAGAATCCCAAGAACATCGCATGCTTTGTACTGTGAATTTATTGGAATTCTATTCTGAAATTAATAGAAAGGAAATGTATATCag ATATGTGAACAAGCTGTGTGAATTACATCTAGAATGCGATAATTATACAGAAGCAGCTTATTCTCTAAAGCTCCACAGTCATTTGTTAGCTTGGAGTGATCAGCCTTTGTCACCTTTGTTAATATCCCATAG GTATCCATTATGTCAAACACACCGTGAATTGAAAGAAGCGTTGTACAATGATATcattgattattttgataaaggAAGAATGTGGGAATGTGCTCTTGCCGTTTGTAAAGAACTAGTTTCGCAATATGAAGAAGAAACATTCGATTACTTGCAATTGTCCGTACTATTAAGACGTATGGCGAAATTTTATGATTGCATAGTGAAACAGTTAAGACCTGAACCAGAATATTTCAGAGTCGCGTATTACGGTAGAGGACACCCCGCTTTTCTTCAAAACAAA GTGTTTGTGTATCGAGGAAAAGAATATGAACGACTTAGTGATTTTTGTACTAGAACACTGAATCAGTTACCGAATGCTGaacaaatgaataaattgtCGCCACCCACCACAGAGATGCTGGAATCATATCATCAGTACGTACAAATCAATAAGGTAGAACCACTGATGGATGAGAAAAGGCATCGTTTAAGCGGTAAACCCGTTACTGCGGAAGCAGTTTTAAG ATATCATCGTGTAAATGATGTGCAGCGCTTCAGATTTTCAAGACCCGCTCCGAGAAAGGAAATTATTGCGGCAAATAGCGATAAGGAAAAGGAAGCAAATACCGGCACTAATAATAGCAACGAGTTCGCCTCTTTATGGTTGGAAAGAACGGTACTCGTTACAAGCTATCCGTTGCCGGGAATTCTTCGATGGTTCCCTGTGACGTCTAGCGAGACATATTTAGTCAGCCCCTTGAGGAATGCGATTGAAACTATGGAAGCTACAAATACAGCACTGAGGGATCTCATTATTGCTAACAa AAGTGATCCCAGTCTTCCATTGAATCCTTTGAGCATGAAATTGAATGGTATATTGGATCCAGCTGTGATGGGTGGTATCGATAACTACGAAAAGGCTTTCCTCAATGTAGAATACAAAGATAGTCATCCAGAAGACAGTTCGGATCTTTTAAAGTTAGAGGGGCTTATTGCAGAGCAAATACCTCTACTTAGTGTAGGTCTACAATTACATAAAGCACGAGCACCTACTGAGTTGGCGCCATTTCATCAACGTTTAGAACAATGTTTCATGTCGATGCGTAATCAAGTGGAGGCTAAATATGGAAAAAGA ACCTGCGATTTGCAAATTGAAAGCCTAACGCAAACCGTAACAATGCGAAGACCACCAACCTCGAGAGGAGATAATCACTGCCTGTCCGAGTCAAATATGAATAATTCAGA CTGTAAAACTCGCTACAGGGTATCCTCACTTACAAGATCCCAAGTTGCAACGTTCAAGTCGCTTGCATCGTTCAATTTTAACAACAACATACCTCCGAGTAATGCTCAAAGCATCAATTTGTCAAG AAGCAACTCGATGCGTTCGCACATCTTGTCGACGGCCTCTTTGCAAAAAGCATTAGGAAGTCCAAGTTCAGGCACGTACAAGAAAAAGGATTCGAAACGTAGAAGCTCACGAAAAAGTGACTCTGCCACAGTGATGAAAACTGATCAACCGACCAGCCAGTGGTATACCACGACCGAAATATCCCACGGTTCTATTCAGCAAACAGCATCATCTGTTACGTCATTAATATCTAATTTACACTCATCACATGTATTTGAGCTTCGACAAGAG AACGAACTTCTTTGCACACAGCTCACGCCAAAACGTCCCTTGAGATCGGAAgcggagaaagaaagaagaatgagTAATCGTTGGTCCGGCCACTCTCACTACCTAAGAAACGTCAACAATGGACTAGAATCAAGTGGTTTAGGGAAGGGAAACAGAGATAGCGTCGGTACAACCGACAGTACAGCATCCGAGGATGATCCACCACCACCTCTACCGATTAAAATGCGCGAGGCCGATTATTGCAATCTTCCAGACGAACTGTCCACCAATCGATGTTCAACTACTTTAAATAATCTAAACAAGTCTTCGGGACAGTGTAAAAATAAGTTGCCAACGCCTACCGATGATGATCTGGATGATCATTCTAAACCGCCAACACCTCCACCAAAACCGAAAAGACAGGCTCACAATTTGAGCAAGAACACGCTTGCCTCAAACGACGTCGAAAACTCGCTTGTCGAAGATTCATCAACTGCATAA